A genome region from Setaria italica strain Yugu1 chromosome III, Setaria_italica_v2.0, whole genome shotgun sequence includes the following:
- the LOC101753780 gene encoding CASP-like protein 2U1 has product MAGAVAERKVKVAEVSLRALLCLLSALAAALVATDSQTRTFFSFQKRATFRDMKAMVLLVAVAAAAAGYSLLQVARCCVTAAQRAGGGGTLTSRALAWCVFSCDQALAYAVLAAVAAALQASVIAKRGQPELQWMGICSMYGAFCRQAGGGIASAVAAAVAAVLLAFLSAFNLFRLYGHNKTAGGGAARNGGGGGGGATW; this is encoded by the coding sequence ATGGCGGGTGCCGTAGCGGAGCGGAAGGTGAAGGTGGCGGAGGTGTCTCTGCGTGCGCTCCTCTGCTTGCTGtccgcgctggcggcggcgctggtggccaCCGACAGCCAGACCCGgaccttcttctccttccagaAGAGGGCCACCTTCAGGGACATGAAGGCTATGGTGCTCCtcgtggccgtcgccgccgcggccgcggggtaCAGCCTGCTGCAGGTCGCGCGGTGCTGCGTAACCGCAGCccagcgcgccggcggcggcggcacgctgaCGAGCCGAGCCCTGGCCTGGTGTGTCTTCTCGTGCGACCAGGCGCTGGCGTACGCGGTGCTGGCGGCGGTCGCGGCGGCGCTACAGGCCTCCGTCATCGCCAAGAGGGGACAGCCCGAGCTGCAGTGGATGGGGATCTGCAGCATGTACGGCGCCTTCTGCAGGCAGGCCGGAGGGGGCATCGCCAgcgccgtcgcggccgccgtcgccgccgtcctgctcgCGTTCCTGTCCGCCTTCAACCTCTTCAGGCTCTACGGCCATAATAAgacagccggcggcggggccgcccggaacggcggcggcggtggcggtggcgcgacGTGGTAG